agtattttgttatttttcgaCCACTATTTGTTAaacataaattgtatttatcCTCTCCTTTTCTAGTGTATAAGCTTAATGGATGTTGATTAAAACATTGAATACAGGGTTTGTAACAAATTTATGTCAGATacgaaatatttgaattaaaagaaacgTTATCCTCAtaagtttgatgtaaaatatagtCGAATGATTGCAGTGATCCTTGCAAAGCAAATGTGTGCAATAACTTCCTTATCGACATGTACTTCAACTTCACATTAGGACGAATGAAATCTTTAAGATAAGTCGACAATTCTAGATGTAATTCCCGAGTCTTATCGCAGAGTTCACAATGTTGTCGAGTAGTTTTGTGgcatattttttacttttgtcGGTCTGGTCCTCTCTCGGTCTGGACAGAACTGATCGGCTCCTTATAAGTAGTGACCCTCAGGCTCTCCAAGTGCAAATCAATAATTTGATCCAAGAGTTGGGTAAAACCAATCAGGAAGTCAGCTACCTTAAGTCTCAGCTTTCATCACAGCACCATCAGATATCGTCTTGTGCAGGTATGTCTTCCTCCATCAAATCtctgataattttaaaagaccTAATAGTCGAAATTTGTATCCATTGCAAATtggtattttgaaataaaattttatgaaaatgttctcttatattttctatttatgcAGATATTCGACTCCTATAGAAATTTATCAAAATCTAACCGGTTTTATTCagtatttattgatttaatttgacgtatttcttcaaatcttaaaaaaagcTTTTGACAGCATTATTTAACCGTTTTCATGTCATTAAGTATAACCATGTGAATTCAACAGTGCAACGTTCTGATCAACCATTACGATAATTTACGCTAAATTTAGCAATACTCGCTACCTAAATCCTTCACCCCCACCAAAAGTTTTATAAGTGTGATAATGATACATACTTTTTATGCATGGAACTAGTTTTTCAATCAGATACCAAAAACATATTGTTTTGCTCTTTTATGATATAGATATCTAATTAAGTACATTGGTATATGGAAGACCTAACAATGTAGAAATGAATTTCAGGTCAAAAATCAAAAGTCAcgtttcatacatgtacttcagtCTGCATATAGATGAAATACCTGCTAGATACCTTTTATAAAGCTGACCTTTACATATATTGCATACTagtattttgtatatatctttcaaaaataaaaacttgattAAGGGGATATGCGGCCATCTAtaacatttgaggataagaatgtaaacatttcttgaactagCTTGTTTCTGCCCAAAACTGGCCAAATGTGTtgccaaaatatataaaagcaataaatagcAAGTCCTACGTGTCATTATGTTTGTAAactatgcatacaagaacaagacaatgcctttttaatcacccagaacagctgtcgaactgcgaAGGTTCAGACCATTTGGAAGATTTAAacatctgaaaaaatatgaaggagGTTCACTGGTGTCCTATCTACAACCATatgttgagaaaaagtttgaattttgctaATTTAAGTGGTAATTTTGTCTTAAACTAAGGTATCATTTCAAGAATTGATCACATTCTCATACTCAAATGTAAAGATGGCCACATATCCCCCTTTATATATCTGTTGCACCTAAATattctaattatttttatttgttaggATATATATCAATCTGTAAATGCATTCTATACAataataatgtttatattttttcttaggtTCAACCTTTACTGTTTGGGGGAAACAGTCTTGTCCAAAAATAAATGGAACAGAGCTAGTTTATAATggtaatatttgataaatttgttcCTATTGTTGACATGTTACTTTGACAACACGAAATAAAATACCAAACATGTTTAATAATTGAGCATTTTTCcccataatatgaatttttgacaaattttcatCAGCAATCAAAACGCCAGTGTGTTCGATTTTTCTTGTACCAGTAACACTTTTTCATCTTAAAGGATTCACAAGTGGAAGCCAGTATAATGAAAAAGGAAATGGAGTAAACACCCTTTGTCTGCCTCATGATCCAGAAAACTTATTGACCACAATATCGGTGTCAACCGGAAATGATTACGCGCATCTTTATGGAGCCGAGTACCAGTTAAATATAGGTCGTGTACGCATAGACGATAACGTTCCTTGTGCCGTCTGCCGAACCACGATGGCGTCATCAACCATCATGATTCCTGGTAAACGCTCATGTCCGATTCATTGGCAGAAACAGTATTCAGGAATCTTGACCGCAAATTGGTATGATTATCAAGAAAGTGAATACTTATGCATTGACAATGATCCGGATTACGTCGAAGGATCCAGAAGAAATGAGAATGGAAGACTGTTTTACCCGGTGAAAACTGTGTGTGGATCGTTACCGTGTCCCCCTTATGAAAACGGAAACCTTCTATCATGTGTTGTTTGTTCCAAATAAATTATAAACCGATTGCAAAAATTGTGTTCGtctgattttgtaatatttgaCGGACCTTTTACGTTacgttaatatacatgtaggaagCTTTTTTCCTTCATTTAAAGTGAAAGTGCTCTATTGTGACTGTAGGATTCATGTCAACCCTTGTTCCCTGAACTTTTTTAAAGGGTTGAGAAGAGAAACATGTTCAACGTTTGTTTGTGAtgcatcattttaaaatatccaaatatcataaacattaacaaaaactgaaatatatACAAACAATTCTTTACTCcataaaactatacattttgacgaatgaaaaattaatgaaattaataaatcgAATTTAAAAAAGCATAGAGTATATATGTAATAAGCTCCAAATCTCAGAAATAATTTGTATTCTCGTAAGGACATCAGAGTACTggagtactgacgggagttaatttctttttaatattgctcattttaaaatcaaagatatgTCACAGGCGGTGAAAAGTCAATTCTGAaccgggattcgaacccagGGCCTTTGTCGTACCGTGCCAGCGCTCTGACCACTGAGCTATTGAGACCCGATATATTGACTAACAGTCACACGCCTGTGAACCTGGTGACATACTCCACCTCTTAGTTGATATTCGTCCTCGAATTTACGAGTAGAATTCTACGAGTTAAGAAAATGTTGTGCTCCTAGGGAGCGACGGTAGGATTTGTACGTTGGGAGCCCAATGTCACAGGTGGTGAAAAGTCAAGTCTCAACCGGGACTCTAACCCAGCGCTCTAAACATTGAACTATTGAGACCCGATATTTTAACTGACAGTGACACACCTGTGAACCCGGTGACGTGtaattttgcatggcaagtagtttcttatagctatatgtatatttgaatgattatgcacattttttctaatatgaactACAAACTAAACAATACATTATATATCAGTATTCGaaacatttatgaaaaattgtatCCAAGCAATCTTGGACTTTGGTGAaggaatacatacatgtacgtcttccaaaaatatcaaaattgtttgtaccattCAAAATCTAAcaatttttaaggtatttataaataagtttccttgaaaaacaattttactgATTACATTACATCGAAACTATCGCCTTTTTAGAGTACTTAAAAGTACTAAGTCTTGTTAGCGGTGATGTGGGTGTCTagatccaaacactgtttcacttccgttttgccagagtaactgcgtaggacagttgattaaaatcaactcccaaaaacgaAACTTTTTGTAGCTCGAGATAAAGTATGAATCTTCAAAAGTAGCATTGTAACGTTaacgtttaaaaaaatactaaagaATTGTTAAAATAGTTTGAAAATCATGGTAgtttaagttgaaaaaaaatcttaaatggCGAAAGAATTCAAGCTAATTGAATTGTTGtttaatatttctatatatacaatgtataaatgTTTGACAATTAGTAATTTTGTCAGATTCGAAGTACAATTAGAGGGTTTTGGAGGTGGTGACAAACCGTTTTGATGTATACACTTACTTCTTTTTTATATCCTGGTTCATGAGTCTGATAAATGTTATACatcaaaaaagatttaaacatttacatatatGATTCATCTTTTTCTACTTTCCTAAGTAACGAGATTAGAGAATATTGTTTTAGAATAAGGATAtccaaaaaaacccacaataatGCTAGattattaatgatattgtaATTGGTAACAAAACTTAGCAAAACTTTAAAACTTATCTGGGCAGCAGAAggtatatgtttaaaaatagacTTAAAAGCTCTTGGAATTGTACATACATGAATTTCATCTTGGCTATTCTAtatgttgtttatatcatatatctaaaatcaaagacTTTTATTCGAATTCCAAATAAGTaatataatttatcatgaagaagctatcggattttttttttggatttacaAAACTCGttcgtttttattattttttatatgtgttaagAACTGTAAGAGTTGTCGGACATTGTTTACAAACCATTGTCGTTTGAAATACAGTAGAAGAGAGTCTTTCGTCTGAAAGAAGCACTATCTTCTAGAATTCAAAATAATCGAGAGAGAAACTTTCATCCTTCACAACGTCGTAATGAGTCAAATTCCTTCACTGGGATTTCGTAAGTTTCCTGTCAGATTCCATTCATAATAATCCATACTGTTATAGCATGCTGTTTGAGAACGTTCATAAGCGCGTCCATATTACTTTAATCACTTAATTTTTACAGTCTAATCTCTGGTTTTCTAAGATTAAGTCTCGTTCCATCCTTCTCTATATCCTCCATAATTTAAATGTTGAGTGATATTAAATAAAGCGTGCTATTGTTCTATAAACACAATCGTTGTGTTGGTTACCTTCCCTTACTTAGATACAAATCACTCTTTGGcgctatttttgaaatattatttttcaatttttagcaattaatgaaaatattaagaCGTGTAAGGTGATGCTTtgtattatttgtttgttatccCATCGTTATTTCACAAACTAGTTTCAATTTAAAGTGAAGATATTTGGGATTAGCTATTTTAAATTTGAGGGCAATACACCCCCTTGACGACGGGctgagacagagaaatatcagcCCCGAGGGCGATACAGCCCTAGGTTTTGGTTGCTGTCTCACCTAGTCCAAAACACGtgtatcagggctgatacactactaggtatatgatataattataaCAATAACGGGTATATTTTGATCCTAACAATTATTTGTTTGTGATAAAATAGCTATCAACCGCAATTTTCCACAAGGAGAAGGAATGTAGACAACCCGACATGGAAAAATAACATCgaaagtaatattttaaacaaaaataattttacgcGTCGAAAAGTTACCTTTTTTAAGTtgtttatacatatatctggtaaatattttgagtaaaaaaagatgaaaagtcGGAAGAACCCTTGTGTCTCTAGGTTGACAATATGATACAAAAACTGAAGGTATTACAGAGCGATACCAACCGAGAAATCAGCTATCTGAAGTTTAGGCTTGCAACACAACGCCAGGAGATATCAAATGTAGAGGTCTTAAAACTTAAGAAGGCCTAAGGAGGTATTTGTTGATTATTGttacaataaaaaaacccagctaAATCTTTCATATTTTCGTCAAGCCATCgattaagttttaaatattactcGTATTTCAATGAAACACGTTCTCAGACTatgaattcaaatatatcattttgaaattctaaaaattgaaaaGCTGACAATATAATTTACTGTACACGTTCCGCTCCATTAATTTGATGTCTAGCTAGTACTGGATAGAGTAGAttaatcatattaaacaatgatattatacatttcattccttattacatgtactagcatGTCTTTATAAAGCAAAAATTCTTCTTTATCATTCAAAATAGATTCAGTGCTCTAATTCTCATTGTTTGATCTGTTTTCTACGGTTCCACTTCCAGGATTTGGGGGGAAAGTCCAGTCCGACAGTCGGTGAAATTCTCGCACTGATTTGTCTTCTCACAAAACAGGTCTGGATATTGACACTCCACCATGTGCTGTTCCAGATGGGCAGGGACAGAAATGTACGTCAGGGAGCAGTAGTAAGCCAGGATTGGGAATAAGTAGGGTAGAGTAGAAAATTAACTATCGGAAGCCTTACATAACATTGCAACTAACAATCATAGTATGAGAAGTGGATTGCCATGTCGATAGGAACCTTGTTTAATAATAAGATGCACTCTAATTTTTTCTTAGAAGATTTCTAATACAAGatgtaatcatatttttttttatgtgataaGAAGAATTTTACgttgatgttttatttattctatcCTCACGCTCCAGAAAACTTATTGGGTCattgatgttttatttcttCTATCCTGACGCTCCAGAAAACTTATAGGGTCGTGGCCAATTTTAGGCAATATAACTCTCATTAGGCAGAAAAgctctgtaaaataaaatactagaAAGGGAAaagattaaaattgaaatttaaaatatggaACTTTGCTCCAATTAATGATTGTTTGTAGCGaaacaaatcatttttgaaaaacaaatccaTGGTAAATCTGATGGGCAACTGGGGATTATATATCAAGACTAGGGTAGGCTCTGGAAAACTACTTCACTATcgcttttcaaattcaaaaaagtTTATCATTTTCACCTTCACGTTTTACTTTACCTGATTGTGATGCCAAGGACATCAGCGTTTTTGTTGTAGAAATTGTAGACTTGGTTGATTTAGTGAGGACTGGTACCACGGATACCATATAAGCAACAACAATAGAACACTTACATCCAATGCTGGTAATTCTCCCTTTATATTTGTACAATGACAAGTGTTTCTGAATTTGCTAATATTTTCATTCGATATCGTAATAATGATTATTAGATCTTTTATTTTTCGTACCGTTTATAGATTTTTCtgtttgtatcaaaatattagaACAACTATGTGTCCATGATATGATGCTacatgaaataaacaattatatgtcttttttgttttttgttttgttttgtttgtttgtttgtttgtttggttggtttgtttttttgggttttttttgtttggataAGTTTTCCGTTATCTCacaaatgatataattttattccTATATATCTTAAATGCTTCTGTCTTTCTTAGAGTTTTGTCATGAGGAACTATCGTACCATTGCACAAATGGTGGATACTAATAAGTATTGAGGAATTACCCTAATGAGTAATCTGGCTAAGATCTATATTCTTTCTTAAATAAAAGGCTGTTAGACTGTCCTATAATAGTTCCTATTGACATGGCGATCCACTTCTCATACTATGATCGTAAGCTGCAATGTTATCTCTAAGGCTTTAGATAGTTAATTTTCATGCGGAAAATTTTCTTCCTACGTATTTTGTACATCAATAATACTTCTTTGTAAAGATACAAAACAAATTCTTTTTCCCTGAAGAACGTTGTTTACTCAGAGTTTGAGTTATCAAATTCGTAtttttataaagttcaatgcAATGACTAAAAATTGGTCTAAAAACTAAAATTACTTacgaaataaattattattgacatatcattcgttatttttcatatattatggaattaggctaaaaaaaaaatttggacttttagcaaaacagaagaaattcggactaattttcagattttgtttttcactgaattatatttggtagtactgtaatattcaaaggTAATTACTGGTATTGTCTGTGCAGATCTGGGGCGGAGTTGGTTGGATGTTGTGCGCATGTTGTCTCTGCGTTTTGAtaaattggttaaaaaaaaaaaagaagactggAATCACccttaacaaacaaaataattccttaaaatataattgattgtGGTGAATCAAcagattaaattttttcaatggaACGAAAGAAAGtcccaaaataaataaatataatgtacGTGTTCTTTTCCTATTGGTTACTCCTGTATTTAAGAGGGGtagatttttttcttgcaagggaaaaataaaatgtatacatttgcTAACTTGTGAGGTAAAAATTCAATCTTTATACAGCCACATACTTACTATTATTTTCACcctttttgtatatttttttccttttcttcaGCGTTTGCattatcaaattaataaatCATTTGCTATTTTCTCAATTCTTTAGATATTTCGTTTTTAGGAGTGTCAAAAAGGTCATTAATAATTAAACCCCTCCCCACAAAAACACAAACAAGTACATAACAAACcataaatgaaatgaatgaaatatagGTAATTTAAAACTATAGAGTTCACCAGGACGATTCATCAGAACAAGAACTTTTACTATATTGTGAAAGATACGTACAAGAGGATATATGTGAGTCGATCCTCACTAGTGATACACCCGCTCTAATGtgtttatacaaaataagcaaagtttacatttacatataactGGGAGATGACATCAATTTTTTGGAAAAACGAAAAATTGAATCCCACTTTTGGGTATGCCTTAACAAAGTGTATGTTAAGATTTTTAAGCATCTGCGATGAAGAGTTGCTGAGAATGACTGTGATgaaaatttagatttaaaataaacaaagtcgtaaTTAAACAAGAGCTTGATGTCCgatttgtacaaaaatgaaATGAACCTACCATATGGCATACCTAAACAAAGATTGTGTTAAACATTTAAGCATCTGGGATAaaaagttgctgagaaatctttgatgaaatTTGTGTTACAGACACCACACACAAGGGTTAAAAAGTATATTCCATTTTCTTTGGAGCATGGGTATAATTAGTTCTTACTTTAACCAGTAAACCAGAGGaaaaatcattctttaattAAGTTGTATTTACTTACCTTGAAAATGGTGTTAAGGTCATTAAGATGAGGGTCACTACATATTTTAGATGCTATGCTTCAATTAAGAAGTTGCAAACATGCAATATTTGTCCCTCTTTCTGGGTCTTTAGCAGTGCTTAACTGAGAAGCATCTCTCAGCATTTATATGATCTTACCGTCTatttttcgcccttctacacttgcaaacactttgccccgtcttgaattcgcccgggaaaaaatatgttttaagaaaaataaaatgagacACAGAAATTCGCTCGGTTTTAAATTTGCCCGCTGACAATGaaggcgaaaggggcgaaaataaaacgggggcgaatattttccTGCATACAgtataatttttgttataatttttatatctttgataTTGCGCGCAATTCTTTTCtgtacaataattttgaaagagATTGAAGACATTTTCTTAAGTGAACAATATTTGGCCTTGTTGAGAGCAGAAAAGAGCCAATTAATGTCTGATTCCTGAAGCATCAACTCGTGTCAGTACTTTAAGTACTTTAATTGTTATAACACGAggattttttgaattttcgaTGCATGTTATTTCCGATGAAAAATAAGCAAACTTGGGTATCATTTTTTAAGCATGCATTTAGACAAATGCCAATAccaaattgaattttattagaCATAAAAGCATTTATAATTCTTATCTCAGCGAGCTTTAATGCTTCCGAAGTTGTCAATGGCCATagaattatttatgtttaaattttcttaatataaattaaaatatgcggataataaagaaaaatataactttCTGTTCGAggactctcagtactttgatgatttttcCTTAAAAGCTTCTATGGTTGGCTGGTAGCTTCAGCCTGTTTTTTGTAAGTTTTATTATCAACGAATTGCATTTCTGATCGTTAGGTTTCCCTGGCTGATGAAGTTTTGGCGATAAATAACTTCACGAGATGCAAAAAGAGTCTTGTCCATTCTGCTTGATTCCTTTATATACATATCGTTTAAAGCACCGATTAGGTCCACCAACTTTATTCATTGTTATTCACTGGAAGGAGAGGGCACTAACCAGAACAAATTTCACGGTTAAAGGTTGTAAAGAAAAGCAACCAAAGctgtttgaaaatttgaagtCTTATCCTATAGCCCAAGgctaaaaaattgaaaagaaattataaaagttCTATAAAAGATCATACATACAGACGTCGCGAAACGGTGTTGGTGTCAAAATATCCTTTCAGAGTGTGCACCCAGAAttagattatttaaaaaaaaaaacaagacattGGGACATATGCAATTTTATATACCAGTCTGTTCAAATGTTTGTGGGCTtcaataaaacatgtaataaaatgtaatcttttttatatttgataaatcgGTGTTacaaacttaaaattttacgaGAAATGGTATGTAGATAGGTAACACTTTTAAAGAACATATCTCAAATAAACA
This genomic window from Crassostrea angulata isolate pt1a10 chromosome 8, ASM2561291v2, whole genome shotgun sequence contains:
- the LOC128161614 gene encoding short-chain collagen C4-like, giving the protein MLSSSFVAYFLLLSVWSSLGLDRTDRLLISSDPQALQVQINNLIQELGKTNQEVSYLKSQLSSQHHQISSCAGSTFTVWGKQSCPKINGTELVYNGFTSGSQYNEKGNGVNTLCLPHDPENLLTTISVSTGNDYAHLYGAEYQLNIGRVRIDDNVPCAVCRTTMASSTIMIPGKRSCPIHWQKQYSGILTANWYDYQESEYLCIDNDPDYVEGSRRNENGRLFYPVKTVCGSLPCPPYENGNLLSCVVCSK